Proteins from one Oncorhynchus tshawytscha isolate Ot180627B linkage group LG16, Otsh_v2.0, whole genome shotgun sequence genomic window:
- the LOC112215435 gene encoding eukaryotic translation initiation factor 1A, X-chromosomal-like isoform X1, producing MPKNKGKGGKNRRRGKNENESEKRELVFKDDGQEYSQVIKMLGNGRLEAMCFDGVKRLCHIRGKLRKKVWINTSDIILVGLRDYQDNKADVILKYNADEARSLKAYGELPEHAKINETDTFGPGDDEDIQFDDIGDDDEDIDDI from the exons GTAAGGGAGGAAAGAATCGTAGACGTGGAAAGAATGAGAACgagtcagagaagagagagctggTGTTCAAAGATGATGGGCAGG agTATTCCCAGGTGATTAAGATGTTGGGTAATGGGAGGTTGGAAGCCATGTGTTTTGACGGAGTGAAGCGGCTCTGCCACATCCGAGGAAAACTCCGGaaaaag GTGTGGATTAACACATCAGATATCATCCTGGTGGGATTGAGAGATTACCAG gACAACAAAGCTGATGTGATCCTGAAGTACAATGCAGATGAGGCCAGAAGTCTGAAGGCTTACGGAGAACTGCCGGAGCACG CCAAGATCAACGAGACCGACACCTTCGGTCCTGGGGACGATGAAGACATCCAGTTCGATGACATTGGAGATGATGACGAGGACATTGATGAT ATCTAA
- the LOC112215435 gene encoding eukaryotic translation initiation factor 1A, X-chromosomal-like isoform X2 has product MGKGGKNRRRGKNENESEKRELVFKDDGQEYSQVIKMLGNGRLEAMCFDGVKRLCHIRGKLRKKVWINTSDIILVGLRDYQDNKADVILKYNADEARSLKAYGELPEHAKINETDTFGPGDDEDIQFDDIGDDDEDIDDI; this is encoded by the exons GTAAGGGAGGAAAGAATCGTAGACGTGGAAAGAATGAGAACgagtcagagaagagagagctggTGTTCAAAGATGATGGGCAGG agTATTCCCAGGTGATTAAGATGTTGGGTAATGGGAGGTTGGAAGCCATGTGTTTTGACGGAGTGAAGCGGCTCTGCCACATCCGAGGAAAACTCCGGaaaaag GTGTGGATTAACACATCAGATATCATCCTGGTGGGATTGAGAGATTACCAG gACAACAAAGCTGATGTGATCCTGAAGTACAATGCAGATGAGGCCAGAAGTCTGAAGGCTTACGGAGAACTGCCGGAGCACG CCAAGATCAACGAGACCGACACCTTCGGTCCTGGGGACGATGAAGACATCCAGTTCGATGACATTGGAGATGATGACGAGGACATTGATGAT ATCTAA
- the LOC112236884 gene encoding MAP7 domain-containing protein 2 isoform X2 has protein sequence MAQPSPCASPGVRRRSDGSVRECLFFPVLERNEQERLEALVRRRERGGERERPMGEDSRDSMENRPKRWTWGGPPGGGEGHPKTPPSHAIGSALPHHPASAASPNQSRNVCDFLTPPSSDQPITKRLSNSSASLHSPDRASPSPQRPAYKGSPSRKTSNGPPEDKTPKTPTTERGPAPCLTDSSMRRLESPTTPTRSSSPRAQSKGLGTPKRVRSTKSRAQSPCSPGQYPPSPLRQRTPITEGNQEARGHGNLERKSSKLDTPEKKTSKSSSRDLAAESPGTPTGRNVAGTMDAEEASRLLAERRRLARIQKEQEDKLRQEEERLRAEEEQRREQESLERQAREAQQAEEERERWEEERKTREDEERRTKERRWKDMQDQLDREREEACLRAHRETDRKRQERELLQVQEEQERLQRKKRIEEIMKRTRKSETDSLCPGVCEVNGGQAGHVRELDQDESPIITLGPLESKSCGGDELSDGVQSMDVSPVSRDELGSVQEFSPISDGLNSMSNTQTLEHLLDLTTQPETSLYPMLQAGSAAALGDLNKNLLIQDYNPSSFTSSSPSSAQLLHSLSPGKLDI, from the exons ATGGCGCAGCCGTCTCCATGTGCATCACCGGGTGTTCGTCGGCGTAGCGACGGCTCTGTGAGAGAGTGTCTATTTTTCCCCGTTTTGGAACGTAACGAACAGGAGAGACTGGAGGCCTTGGTGAGAagacgggagagagggggagagagggagagaccgatgGGGGAGGACAGCAGAGACTCTATGGAGAACAGGCCTAAACGATGGACCTGGGGAGGACCgcctggagggggagagg GTCACCCTAAGACCCCGCCCTCTCATGCTATTGGCTCAGCTCTGCCTCATCATCCCGCCTCCGCTGCCAGCCCCAACCAATCCAGGAACG TGTGTGACTTCCTGACACCGCCCTCCTCGGACCAGCCAATCACCAAACGGCTCTCCAACTCTTCAGCCTCCCTGCACTCACcagatagag CGTCCCCAAGCCCCCAGCGGCCGGCCTACAAAGGTTCCCCCTCCAGGAAGACCAGTAATGGACCCCCGGAAGACAAGACCCCCAAAACACCCACA ACAGAGAGAGGCCCCGCCCCCTGTCTGACTGACTCTTCAATGAGACGCCTTGAATCTCCGACCACTCCGACCCGAAGCTCCTCCCCCAGAGCCCAGAGCAAAGGACTGGGCACGCCCAAAAG GGTGAGGTCAACTAAGAGTCGCGCCCAGTCCCCCTGCTCTCCGGGACAGtatcctccctcccccctacGCCAGCGAACCCCGATAACTGAGGGCAACCAGGAGGCCAGGGGTCatggaaacctagagaggaagtcCTCTAAGCTGGACACACCAGAGAAGAAGACCTCCAAGTCCTCCAGCAGAGACCTTGCGGcag aGTCTCCAGGTACGCCCACAGGCAGGAACGTTGCCGGGACAATGGATGCGGAGGAGGCTTCTAGACTGTTGGCTGAGAGGCGTCGTCTGGCCAGAATACAGAAAGAACAGGAGGACAAACTACGACAGGAGgaggaaag gctgagagcggaggaggagcagaggagagagcaggagtcACTGGAGCGGCAGGCAAGAGAGGCACAACaagcggaggaggagagagagagatgggaggaggagaggaagaccagAGAGGACGAGGAGAGAAGGACAAAGGAGAGACGTTGGAAAGACATGCAGGATCAGCTGGACCGAGAG AGAGAGGAGGCGTGTCTGCGTGCTCACAGGGAGACAGATAggaagaggcaggagagagaactGTTGCAGGtacaggaggagcaggagagactGCAGAGGAAGAAG cgGATTGAGGAGATCATGAAGAGGACACGTAAGAGTGAGACGGACTCCTTATGCCCAG gtgtgtgtgaggtgaacgGGGGCCAGGCAGGACATGTCAGGGAGTTGGATCAGGACGAGTCCCCCATCATCACGCTGGGACCCCTGGAGAGTAAGAGCTGtggaggggacgagctgtctgacGGGGTGCAGTCTATGGACGTCAg TCCAGTGTCCAGGGATGAGTTGGGTAGCGTTCAAGAGTTCTCTCCCATCAGCGATGGGTTAAACAGCATGAGTAACACCCAAACCCTTGAGCACCTCCTGGATCTCACCACCCAGCCAGAAACGTCCCTTTACCCCATGCTGCAGGCCGGCAGTGCTGCAGCCCTGGGAGACCTCAACAAGAACCTGCTGATACAGGattataacccctcctccttcactagCTCCTCCCCAAGCTCCGCCCAACTTCTCCACAGCCTCAGCCCTGGCAAACTGGACATCTAG
- the LOC112236884 gene encoding MAP7 domain-containing protein 2 isoform X4, with the protein MAQPSPCASPGVRRRSDGSVRECLFFPVLERNEQERLEALVRRRERGGERERPMGEDSRDSMENRPKRWTWGGPPGGGEVCDFLTPPSSDQPITKRLSNSSASLHSPDRVCGVSPRLASPSPQRPAYKGSPSRKTSNGPPEDKTPKTPTTERGPAPCLTDSSMRRLESPTTPTRSSSPRAQSKGLGTPKRVRSTKSRAQSPCSPGQYPPSPLRQRTPITEGNQEARGHGNLERKSSKLDTPEKKTSKSSSRDLAAESPGTPTGRNVAGTMDAEEASRLLAERRRLARIQKEQEDKLRQEEERLRAEEEQRREQESLERQAREAQQAEEERERWEEERKTREDEERRTKERRWKDMQDQLDREREEACLRAHRETDRKRQERELLQVQEEQERLQRKKRIEEIMKRTRKSETDSLCPGVCEVNGGQAGHVRELDQDESPIITLGPLESKSCGGDELSDGVQSMDVSPVSRDELGSVQEFSPISDGLNSMSNTQTLEHLLDLTTQPETSLYPMLQAGSAAALGDLNKNLLIQDYNPSSFTSSSPSSAQLLHSLSPGKLDI; encoded by the exons ATGGCGCAGCCGTCTCCATGTGCATCACCGGGTGTTCGTCGGCGTAGCGACGGCTCTGTGAGAGAGTGTCTATTTTTCCCCGTTTTGGAACGTAACGAACAGGAGAGACTGGAGGCCTTGGTGAGAagacgggagagagggggagagagggagagaccgatgGGGGAGGACAGCAGAGACTCTATGGAGAACAGGCCTAAACGATGGACCTGGGGAGGACCgcctggagggggagagg TGTGTGACTTCCTGACACCGCCCTCCTCGGACCAGCCAATCACCAAACGGCTCTCCAACTCTTCAGCCTCCCTGCACTCACcagatagag TGTGTGGTGTGTCCCCTCGTTTAGCGTCCCCAAGCCCCCAGCGGCCGGCCTACAAAGGTTCCCCCTCCAGGAAGACCAGTAATGGACCCCCGGAAGACAAGACCCCCAAAACACCCACA ACAGAGAGAGGCCCCGCCCCCTGTCTGACTGACTCTTCAATGAGACGCCTTGAATCTCCGACCACTCCGACCCGAAGCTCCTCCCCCAGAGCCCAGAGCAAAGGACTGGGCACGCCCAAAAG GGTGAGGTCAACTAAGAGTCGCGCCCAGTCCCCCTGCTCTCCGGGACAGtatcctccctcccccctacGCCAGCGAACCCCGATAACTGAGGGCAACCAGGAGGCCAGGGGTCatggaaacctagagaggaagtcCTCTAAGCTGGACACACCAGAGAAGAAGACCTCCAAGTCCTCCAGCAGAGACCTTGCGGcag aGTCTCCAGGTACGCCCACAGGCAGGAACGTTGCCGGGACAATGGATGCGGAGGAGGCTTCTAGACTGTTGGCTGAGAGGCGTCGTCTGGCCAGAATACAGAAAGAACAGGAGGACAAACTACGACAGGAGgaggaaag gctgagagcggaggaggagcagaggagagagcaggagtcACTGGAGCGGCAGGCAAGAGAGGCACAACaagcggaggaggagagagagagatgggaggaggagaggaagaccagAGAGGACGAGGAGAGAAGGACAAAGGAGAGACGTTGGAAAGACATGCAGGATCAGCTGGACCGAGAG AGAGAGGAGGCGTGTCTGCGTGCTCACAGGGAGACAGATAggaagaggcaggagagagaactGTTGCAGGtacaggaggagcaggagagactGCAGAGGAAGAAG cgGATTGAGGAGATCATGAAGAGGACACGTAAGAGTGAGACGGACTCCTTATGCCCAG gtgtgtgtgaggtgaacgGGGGCCAGGCAGGACATGTCAGGGAGTTGGATCAGGACGAGTCCCCCATCATCACGCTGGGACCCCTGGAGAGTAAGAGCTGtggaggggacgagctgtctgacGGGGTGCAGTCTATGGACGTCAg TCCAGTGTCCAGGGATGAGTTGGGTAGCGTTCAAGAGTTCTCTCCCATCAGCGATGGGTTAAACAGCATGAGTAACACCCAAACCCTTGAGCACCTCCTGGATCTCACCACCCAGCCAGAAACGTCCCTTTACCCCATGCTGCAGGCCGGCAGTGCTGCAGCCCTGGGAGACCTCAACAAGAACCTGCTGATACAGGattataacccctcctccttcactagCTCCTCCCCAAGCTCCGCCCAACTTCTCCACAGCCTCAGCCCTGGCAAACTGGACATCTAG
- the LOC112236884 gene encoding MAP7 domain-containing protein 2 isoform X3, producing the protein MAQPSPCASPGVRRRSDGSVRECLFFPVLERNEQERLEALVRRRERGGERERPMGEDSRDSMENRPKRWTWGGPPGGGEGHPKTPPSHAIGSALPHHPASAASPNQSRNVCDFLTPPSSDQPITKRLSNSSASLHSPDRVCGVSPRLASPSPQRPAYKGSPSRKTSNGPPEDKTPKTPTTERGPAPCLTDSSMRRLESPTTPTRSSSPRAQSKGLGTPKRVRSTKSRAQSPCSPGQYPPSPLRQRTPITEGNQEARGHGNLERKSSKLDTPEKKTSKSSSRDLAAESPGTPTGRNVAGTMDAEEASRLLAERRRLARIQKEQEDKLRQEEERLRAEEEQRREQESLERQAREAQQAEEERERWEEERKTREDEERRTKERRWKDMQDQLDREREEACLRAHRETDRKRQERELLQRIEEIMKRTRKSETDSLCPGVCEVNGGQAGHVRELDQDESPIITLGPLESKSCGGDELSDGVQSMDVSPVSRDELGSVQEFSPISDGLNSMSNTQTLEHLLDLTTQPETSLYPMLQAGSAAALGDLNKNLLIQDYNPSSFTSSSPSSAQLLHSLSPGKLDI; encoded by the exons ATGGCGCAGCCGTCTCCATGTGCATCACCGGGTGTTCGTCGGCGTAGCGACGGCTCTGTGAGAGAGTGTCTATTTTTCCCCGTTTTGGAACGTAACGAACAGGAGAGACTGGAGGCCTTGGTGAGAagacgggagagagggggagagagggagagaccgatgGGGGAGGACAGCAGAGACTCTATGGAGAACAGGCCTAAACGATGGACCTGGGGAGGACCgcctggagggggagagg GTCACCCTAAGACCCCGCCCTCTCATGCTATTGGCTCAGCTCTGCCTCATCATCCCGCCTCCGCTGCCAGCCCCAACCAATCCAGGAACG TGTGTGACTTCCTGACACCGCCCTCCTCGGACCAGCCAATCACCAAACGGCTCTCCAACTCTTCAGCCTCCCTGCACTCACcagatagag TGTGTGGTGTGTCCCCTCGTTTAGCGTCCCCAAGCCCCCAGCGGCCGGCCTACAAAGGTTCCCCCTCCAGGAAGACCAGTAATGGACCCCCGGAAGACAAGACCCCCAAAACACCCACA ACAGAGAGAGGCCCCGCCCCCTGTCTGACTGACTCTTCAATGAGACGCCTTGAATCTCCGACCACTCCGACCCGAAGCTCCTCCCCCAGAGCCCAGAGCAAAGGACTGGGCACGCCCAAAAG GGTGAGGTCAACTAAGAGTCGCGCCCAGTCCCCCTGCTCTCCGGGACAGtatcctccctcccccctacGCCAGCGAACCCCGATAACTGAGGGCAACCAGGAGGCCAGGGGTCatggaaacctagagaggaagtcCTCTAAGCTGGACACACCAGAGAAGAAGACCTCCAAGTCCTCCAGCAGAGACCTTGCGGcag aGTCTCCAGGTACGCCCACAGGCAGGAACGTTGCCGGGACAATGGATGCGGAGGAGGCTTCTAGACTGTTGGCTGAGAGGCGTCGTCTGGCCAGAATACAGAAAGAACAGGAGGACAAACTACGACAGGAGgaggaaag gctgagagcggaggaggagcagaggagagagcaggagtcACTGGAGCGGCAGGCAAGAGAGGCACAACaagcggaggaggagagagagagatgggaggaggagaggaagaccagAGAGGACGAGGAGAGAAGGACAAAGGAGAGACGTTGGAAAGACATGCAGGATCAGCTGGACCGAGAG AGAGAGGAGGCGTGTCTGCGTGCTCACAGGGAGACAGATAggaagaggcaggagagagaactGTTGCAG cgGATTGAGGAGATCATGAAGAGGACACGTAAGAGTGAGACGGACTCCTTATGCCCAG gtgtgtgtgaggtgaacgGGGGCCAGGCAGGACATGTCAGGGAGTTGGATCAGGACGAGTCCCCCATCATCACGCTGGGACCCCTGGAGAGTAAGAGCTGtggaggggacgagctgtctgacGGGGTGCAGTCTATGGACGTCAg TCCAGTGTCCAGGGATGAGTTGGGTAGCGTTCAAGAGTTCTCTCCCATCAGCGATGGGTTAAACAGCATGAGTAACACCCAAACCCTTGAGCACCTCCTGGATCTCACCACCCAGCCAGAAACGTCCCTTTACCCCATGCTGCAGGCCGGCAGTGCTGCAGCCCTGGGAGACCTCAACAAGAACCTGCTGATACAGGattataacccctcctccttcactagCTCCTCCCCAAGCTCCGCCCAACTTCTCCACAGCCTCAGCCCTGGCAAACTGGACATCTAG
- the LOC112236884 gene encoding MAP7 domain-containing protein 2 isoform X1: protein MAQPSPCASPGVRRRSDGSVRECLFFPVLERNEQERLEALVRRRERGGERERPMGEDSRDSMENRPKRWTWGGPPGGGEGHPKTPPSHAIGSALPHHPASAASPNQSRNVCDFLTPPSSDQPITKRLSNSSASLHSPDRVCGVSPRLASPSPQRPAYKGSPSRKTSNGPPEDKTPKTPTTERGPAPCLTDSSMRRLESPTTPTRSSSPRAQSKGLGTPKRVRSTKSRAQSPCSPGQYPPSPLRQRTPITEGNQEARGHGNLERKSSKLDTPEKKTSKSSSRDLAAESPGTPTGRNVAGTMDAEEASRLLAERRRLARIQKEQEDKLRQEEERLRAEEEQRREQESLERQAREAQQAEEERERWEEERKTREDEERRTKERRWKDMQDQLDREREEACLRAHRETDRKRQERELLQVQEEQERLQRKKRIEEIMKRTRKSETDSLCPGVCEVNGGQAGHVRELDQDESPIITLGPLESKSCGGDELSDGVQSMDVSPVSRDELGSVQEFSPISDGLNSMSNTQTLEHLLDLTTQPETSLYPMLQAGSAAALGDLNKNLLIQDYNPSSFTSSSPSSAQLLHSLSPGKLDI, encoded by the exons ATGGCGCAGCCGTCTCCATGTGCATCACCGGGTGTTCGTCGGCGTAGCGACGGCTCTGTGAGAGAGTGTCTATTTTTCCCCGTTTTGGAACGTAACGAACAGGAGAGACTGGAGGCCTTGGTGAGAagacgggagagagggggagagagggagagaccgatgGGGGAGGACAGCAGAGACTCTATGGAGAACAGGCCTAAACGATGGACCTGGGGAGGACCgcctggagggggagagg GTCACCCTAAGACCCCGCCCTCTCATGCTATTGGCTCAGCTCTGCCTCATCATCCCGCCTCCGCTGCCAGCCCCAACCAATCCAGGAACG TGTGTGACTTCCTGACACCGCCCTCCTCGGACCAGCCAATCACCAAACGGCTCTCCAACTCTTCAGCCTCCCTGCACTCACcagatagag TGTGTGGTGTGTCCCCTCGTTTAGCGTCCCCAAGCCCCCAGCGGCCGGCCTACAAAGGTTCCCCCTCCAGGAAGACCAGTAATGGACCCCCGGAAGACAAGACCCCCAAAACACCCACA ACAGAGAGAGGCCCCGCCCCCTGTCTGACTGACTCTTCAATGAGACGCCTTGAATCTCCGACCACTCCGACCCGAAGCTCCTCCCCCAGAGCCCAGAGCAAAGGACTGGGCACGCCCAAAAG GGTGAGGTCAACTAAGAGTCGCGCCCAGTCCCCCTGCTCTCCGGGACAGtatcctccctcccccctacGCCAGCGAACCCCGATAACTGAGGGCAACCAGGAGGCCAGGGGTCatggaaacctagagaggaagtcCTCTAAGCTGGACACACCAGAGAAGAAGACCTCCAAGTCCTCCAGCAGAGACCTTGCGGcag aGTCTCCAGGTACGCCCACAGGCAGGAACGTTGCCGGGACAATGGATGCGGAGGAGGCTTCTAGACTGTTGGCTGAGAGGCGTCGTCTGGCCAGAATACAGAAAGAACAGGAGGACAAACTACGACAGGAGgaggaaag gctgagagcggaggaggagcagaggagagagcaggagtcACTGGAGCGGCAGGCAAGAGAGGCACAACaagcggaggaggagagagagagatgggaggaggagaggaagaccagAGAGGACGAGGAGAGAAGGACAAAGGAGAGACGTTGGAAAGACATGCAGGATCAGCTGGACCGAGAG AGAGAGGAGGCGTGTCTGCGTGCTCACAGGGAGACAGATAggaagaggcaggagagagaactGTTGCAGGtacaggaggagcaggagagactGCAGAGGAAGAAG cgGATTGAGGAGATCATGAAGAGGACACGTAAGAGTGAGACGGACTCCTTATGCCCAG gtgtgtgtgaggtgaacgGGGGCCAGGCAGGACATGTCAGGGAGTTGGATCAGGACGAGTCCCCCATCATCACGCTGGGACCCCTGGAGAGTAAGAGCTGtggaggggacgagctgtctgacGGGGTGCAGTCTATGGACGTCAg TCCAGTGTCCAGGGATGAGTTGGGTAGCGTTCAAGAGTTCTCTCCCATCAGCGATGGGTTAAACAGCATGAGTAACACCCAAACCCTTGAGCACCTCCTGGATCTCACCACCCAGCCAGAAACGTCCCTTTACCCCATGCTGCAGGCCGGCAGTGCTGCAGCCCTGGGAGACCTCAACAAGAACCTGCTGATACAGGattataacccctcctccttcactagCTCCTCCCCAAGCTCCGCCCAACTTCTCCACAGCCTCAGCCCTGGCAAACTGGACATCTAG
- the LOC112236884 gene encoding MAP7 domain-containing protein 2 isoform X5 yields MAQPSPCASPGVRRRSDGSVRECLFFPVLERNEQERLEALVRRRERGGERERPMGEDSRDSMENRPKRWTWGGPPGGGEVCDFLTPPSSDQPITKRLSNSSASLHSPDRASPSPQRPAYKGSPSRKTSNGPPEDKTPKTPTTERGPAPCLTDSSMRRLESPTTPTRSSSPRAQSKGLGTPKRVRSTKSRAQSPCSPGQYPPSPLRQRTPITEGNQEARGHGNLERKSSKLDTPEKKTSKSSSRDLAAESPGTPTGRNVAGTMDAEEASRLLAERRRLARIQKEQEDKLRQEEERLRAEEEQRREQESLERQAREAQQAEEERERWEEERKTREDEERRTKERRWKDMQDQLDREREEACLRAHRETDRKRQERELLQVQEEQERLQRKKRIEEIMKRTRKSETDSLCPGVCEVNGGQAGHVRELDQDESPIITLGPLESKSCGGDELSDGVQSMDVSPVSRDELGSVQEFSPISDGLNSMSNTQTLEHLLDLTTQPETSLYPMLQAGSAAALGDLNKNLLIQDYNPSSFTSSSPSSAQLLHSLSPGKLDI; encoded by the exons ATGGCGCAGCCGTCTCCATGTGCATCACCGGGTGTTCGTCGGCGTAGCGACGGCTCTGTGAGAGAGTGTCTATTTTTCCCCGTTTTGGAACGTAACGAACAGGAGAGACTGGAGGCCTTGGTGAGAagacgggagagagggggagagagggagagaccgatgGGGGAGGACAGCAGAGACTCTATGGAGAACAGGCCTAAACGATGGACCTGGGGAGGACCgcctggagggggagagg TGTGTGACTTCCTGACACCGCCCTCCTCGGACCAGCCAATCACCAAACGGCTCTCCAACTCTTCAGCCTCCCTGCACTCACcagatagag CGTCCCCAAGCCCCCAGCGGCCGGCCTACAAAGGTTCCCCCTCCAGGAAGACCAGTAATGGACCCCCGGAAGACAAGACCCCCAAAACACCCACA ACAGAGAGAGGCCCCGCCCCCTGTCTGACTGACTCTTCAATGAGACGCCTTGAATCTCCGACCACTCCGACCCGAAGCTCCTCCCCCAGAGCCCAGAGCAAAGGACTGGGCACGCCCAAAAG GGTGAGGTCAACTAAGAGTCGCGCCCAGTCCCCCTGCTCTCCGGGACAGtatcctccctcccccctacGCCAGCGAACCCCGATAACTGAGGGCAACCAGGAGGCCAGGGGTCatggaaacctagagaggaagtcCTCTAAGCTGGACACACCAGAGAAGAAGACCTCCAAGTCCTCCAGCAGAGACCTTGCGGcag aGTCTCCAGGTACGCCCACAGGCAGGAACGTTGCCGGGACAATGGATGCGGAGGAGGCTTCTAGACTGTTGGCTGAGAGGCGTCGTCTGGCCAGAATACAGAAAGAACAGGAGGACAAACTACGACAGGAGgaggaaag gctgagagcggaggaggagcagaggagagagcaggagtcACTGGAGCGGCAGGCAAGAGAGGCACAACaagcggaggaggagagagagagatgggaggaggagaggaagaccagAGAGGACGAGGAGAGAAGGACAAAGGAGAGACGTTGGAAAGACATGCAGGATCAGCTGGACCGAGAG AGAGAGGAGGCGTGTCTGCGTGCTCACAGGGAGACAGATAggaagaggcaggagagagaactGTTGCAGGtacaggaggagcaggagagactGCAGAGGAAGAAG cgGATTGAGGAGATCATGAAGAGGACACGTAAGAGTGAGACGGACTCCTTATGCCCAG gtgtgtgtgaggtgaacgGGGGCCAGGCAGGACATGTCAGGGAGTTGGATCAGGACGAGTCCCCCATCATCACGCTGGGACCCCTGGAGAGTAAGAGCTGtggaggggacgagctgtctgacGGGGTGCAGTCTATGGACGTCAg TCCAGTGTCCAGGGATGAGTTGGGTAGCGTTCAAGAGTTCTCTCCCATCAGCGATGGGTTAAACAGCATGAGTAACACCCAAACCCTTGAGCACCTCCTGGATCTCACCACCCAGCCAGAAACGTCCCTTTACCCCATGCTGCAGGCCGGCAGTGCTGCAGCCCTGGGAGACCTCAACAAGAACCTGCTGATACAGGattataacccctcctccttcactagCTCCTCCCCAAGCTCCGCCCAACTTCTCCACAGCCTCAGCCCTGGCAAACTGGACATCTAG